DNA from Paratractidigestivibacter faecalis:
GCGACGAGGGCGTCCAGGGCCTCCTGCTCGTCGGCGCCGTCGCAGGCGACCTCGACCTTGGTGCCGGTGCCCAGGCCAGCGGCCAGGATCATCATGATGGACTTGGCGTTGACGGGAGCGGAGTCCTTGTCAACGTTCTTGATGGTGACGTTGCTCTGGTACTTCTTGGCCTCGGTCACGAAGACGGACGCGGGACGGGCGTGAAGACCAGTGGCGTTGATGATGCTCGTCTGCTTAGAAACCATGCTAAAAACTCCCTTT
Protein-coding regions in this window:
- a CDS encoding HPr family phosphocarrier protein, which codes for MVSKQTSIINATGLHARPASVFVTEAKKYQSNVTIKNVDKDSAPVNAKSIMMILAAGLGTGTKVEVACDGADEQEALDALVALIESGFGE